The Hordeum vulgare subsp. vulgare chromosome 7H, MorexV3_pseudomolecules_assembly, whole genome shotgun sequence DNA window gctttagcatataaaCAACATAATCTagcgctatgcttaggattgggtcttgtccatcacatcattctcctaatgatgtgatcccgttatcaatgacatccaatgtccatgatcagaaaaccatgatcatctattgatcaacgagctagccaactagagccttgctagggacacattatgatctatttattcacacatgtattactctttcatgttaatacaattatagcatgaacaatagacgattatcatgaacaaggaaatatgataataaccactttattattgcctctagggcatatttccaacacttccccAACCCTAGCACATCCATCTCCCCCCTTCCCCCGCCGCCACCCGAGCCCATCTGCATCCTCTCCCCCACTCTCCGGCTTCAGTATGGTCCGCCAGAGGTCACCACCTATGTTCAACTCACGCCGAAGCGTCGAATGTCGATCGAGGCAGAGATCCAGGCTTGACGCGTCACTCACATCGCCGCGGGTCTCCTTGTGAACTCGTCGAAaacggaggaggagtaggaggaggaacaACCAAAGGAGGAGGTGTCGGAGGCCATGGAGGACGACGATGCTCCGGACTTAAACATGGCGGAGGCGGAGTTCATCATCCCCAAGCCGAGGAGATGGCGTAGCAGCAAGCCATCCTGGATTCCATCCGAGATGAGGCCGATGTGGAGGCCAACCTTCGGTTCATCCGACAAAGGGAGTCGGAAGCCCACGCCCTCTTCGACGAGTTTGAGGCGGACATAGCGGCGGAGGAAGCTTCAGCGGAGCACCCGGAGGCGTTGGAGGGGGCCACAACAGAGGCGTCAGAGGGGATGGAGCTGCAGCTGCAGCTGCCGCACATCAATCCTTCGGAGGACATGGAGATCGTCAAAATATCCGACAAAGGGTAGATAGTTTATATGTAGTACATATGTTTATATGTTTGCATGCTTTTGTACGGATTCAAGGAATTAATATAAGATGTTCAGATGTAGTAGTTTTTTTTAGACGTGCTTGTGAGTACTCGCGGACGTGTTAGATTTGCAAGtgtggctgtagatgctctaagagcgGAACGGCTCGTGTAAGAGGGCACCACATggcttttttgtttttgttttttgaaatACGTGGGCTATTTTCTGTGCTATTGTACATATAAGCGGGTAGCTGCCGACACCAGTGGAAGCCGAATTGAGGCCTGCATAATCGGCCCGGCCCAATCAGCCGGAGGTCGACGTCTTTGGTCTGCGAGTTCGATGCGTGGATGCCCTAGGTCTTCTCCTTCCATCCTCCCCAACCTTCCCCATCCACACCCACAAGAAACCGCCGGCGAGGAAAGCAACTCGACTGACAATGCATGGCAAGCAAGACCGCCTCATCGGCGACCGTTGTCTTTCCTTCCTCACAGATCAGAAGCAGGATATATGCCGTCTGCTCGGTtatatccatggtttctacaaggAGGCGCTCGACCGGCTTCCGTTGGGGGCGATTCCCTCGCTGGCCGCGCGCCTCCTCAAGGCCGGCATGCCCATCGGCTTCCTCGACCCAGTCTCCAACATCATCGCCAACACCATCGCCTACATCCCTTCACCGACGCCTGGATCCGTCGACGACAACGAGGAGAGGGATGAGGCACCGTCGTCGGACTGGATCCTCTCGAAGATCATCACCGACACCAACGACTTATTTGTCTTCGAACTGCCGCTTTCCAGGCACCAGTCTACGACCGTCGCGCGGCTGTCGCTTGACGGTCTTGTCAGCTTCCTCACCTCCCACTACCGCTACCTATGCGGCAGGGAAGCCATGAGCTACTTGCTCCTGGCCAGGGCCGATCTTCTCACCGCTGTGCGCCTAATCGAGCGGGATCGTGGCAATAGGTGCAACTCCTTTAGTATTACCTCCACTACAGCCAAGATCGCCCTGGAATGTGCCGCTGTGTCTGCGAGGCATCCTGACCCAGACGTCCTGGTGAAAGCGTCGCTGACTATGGCCTCTTGCCTGGCCGATGTCACCGCAGTTCTTGCTGGACAAGGCCCTCTCTCGCTTGCAACTATCAGTAGCGTCACCAAGCTGCTCACCAGAAAGCCTACGATCATGGATGTTGTCACCAACCTATCACTGGATCATCTTTGtggtaagaagaagaacaagaagaggaagagaagcgaGCAGGCAGCAGAAACCATAGAGAGGAGTAGGGCACAGAAAAAGCTTGGGCCTCAGTTGACATTCAGATACACACTGGCTCTGAAGCTTTTGCTCTTAGGCAAGATCCATGGGCACTACTTGCAGGCACTTGCCAAGCTGCCTCGGGATGGCTTGCGCAAGCGTCATCACCGCAGCCTCCTCAGGGGTGGATATTGCTATGGCCCCAACGATCCTGTCTCCAACATCATCCTCAACACCATCTGGTATGGCTCCATGTTTCCCACGCCCCAAAAGTTTGAGCTACAGTTTAAGGTGGATATGATA harbors:
- the LOC123409547 gene encoding uncharacterized protein LOC123409547 isoform X2, yielding MHGKQDRLIGDRCLSFLTDQKQDICRLLGYIHGFYKEALDRLPLGAIPSLAARLLKAGMPIGFLDPVSNIIANTIAYIPSPTPGSVDDNEERDEAPSSDWILSKIITDTNDLFVFELPLSRHQSTTVARLSLDGLVSFLTSHYRYLCGREAMSYLLLARADLLTAVRLIERDRGNRCNSFSITSTTAKIALECAAVSARHPDPDVLVKASLTMASCLADVTAVLAGQGPLSLATISSVTKLLTRKPTIMDVVTNLSLDHLCGKKKNKKRKRSEQAAETIERSRAQKKLGPQLTFRYTLALKLLLLGKIHGHYLQALAKLPRDGLRKRHHRSLLRGGYCYGPNDPVSNIILNTIWYGSMFPTPQKFELQFKVDMICTDMLTRIECCSFYGLVVFLRTCLPSISEHDAIWYLFRSDADVHKAIREAVKHDHFLSGSYEDAYKQAAVVSWHDDPDALVKFATSSLNMESAKLLAILQGTLTNDRVECLTMALPHKYPPTKSEEQAQQVIEATSNSHVLSKNQKRFISEFQKKFRRDQNFFVRKVKAALSDYSQQNGVHYKLHIICGVNPNVPSGSSVALFKKRLPFEYFHVNFLATAKGPNSAVAAPQLFFAQCSNSVKEKRKRPSWCSPISDSRIDNVRCFSCEFNGAKIVHPYDESYSGRHEDFNNIARGHGTLNNLLISSCHCHSDKMASLTEDFIYFDPSMDSVFAKMNPISNVARNLKGFKGRIF
- the LOC123409547 gene encoding uncharacterized protein LOC123409547 isoform X1; amino-acid sequence: MHGKQDRLIGDRCLSFLTDQKQDICRLLGYIHGFYKEALDRLPLGAIPSLAARLLKAGMPIGFLDPVSNIIANTIAYIPSPTPGSVDDNEERDEAPSSDWILSKIITDTNDLFVFELPLSRHQSTTVARLSLDGLVSFLTSHYRYLCGREAMSYLLLARADLLTAVRLIERDRGNRCNSFSITSTTAKIALECAAVSARHPDPDVLVKASLTMASCLADVTAVLAGQGPLSLATISSVTKLLTRKPTIMDVVTNLSLDHLCGKKKNKKRKRSEQAAETIERSRAQKKLGPQLTFRYTLALKLLLLGKIHGHYLQALAKLPRDGLRKRHHRSLLRGGYCYGPNDPVSNIILNTIWYGSMFPTPQKFELQFKVDMICTDMLTRIECCSFYGLVVFLRTCLPSISEHDAIWYLFRSDADVHKAIREAVKHDHFLSGSYEDAYKQAAVVSWHDDPDALVKFATSSLNMESAKLLAILQGTLTNDRVECLTMALPHKYPPTKSEEQAQQVIEATSNSHVLSKNQKRFISEFQKKFRRDQNFFVRKVKAALSDYSQQNGVHYKLHIICGVNPNVPSGSSVALFKKRLPFEYFHVNFLATAKGPNSAVAAPQLFFAQCSNSVKEKRKRPSWCSPISDSRIDNVRCFSCEFNGAKIVHPYDESYSGRHEDFNNIARGHGTLNNLLISSCHCHSDKMASLTEDFIYFDPSMDSVFAKMNPISNVARNLKCFKGRIF